A window of Bacilli bacterium PM5-9 genomic DNA:
CCAACATTTGTTGGCTTTCTTTTTTTAATATGAAACAATATTTTGAAGAAAATAGTAATTTAATTGATTCTGAAAAAGAAATTGAATTTAATGATGAAGAAATTAAATTAAAATTCAAAACTAATTCTGGGTTATTTTCAAAAGACGAAATTGATGAATACAGTATTAAACTAGTAGAAAATATCGAAGGTGATTTTGATAGTATTCTTGATTTTGGGTGTGGTTATGGTTTTATTGGGATTTATTTAGCAAGTAAATACAATACTAATTTAACTTTTATCGATATAACTTCTCATGCATGTGAGTATACAAAAATAAATTGTGAATATAATAAAATTGAAA
This region includes:
- a CDS encoding 16S rRNA (guanine1207-N2)-methyltransferase (product_source=KO:K00564; cath_funfam=3.40.50.150; cog=COG2813; ko=KO:K00564; pfam=PF05175; superfamily=53335), giving the protein MKQYFEENSNLIDSEKEIEFNDEEIKLKFKTNSGLFSKDEIDEYSIKLVENIEGDFDSILDFGCGYGFIGIYLASKYNTNLTFIDITSHACEYTKINCEYNKIENYTIIQSDGIECDAKFDLITLNPPIHAGKEKVYQMYQQALEHLTDNGSFYIVIHKKHGAKSTIDYLKTLSNNVEVVSKKKSLYIIKIKKNIYL